The region TCTGAACGGGATTACAGTGGCCGGCAAGCGCCTGGTCAGTGTGGGCCAGCGAGGTCACATTCTCTATTCGGACGACGGGGGAAAAAGCTGGAAACAGGCTGACCAGGTGCCGGTAAGTTCAGATCTGGTGGCCGTACATTTTCCGACTCCGGCGAAAGGCTGGGCGGTTGGCCATGACGGTGTTGTTTTGCACAGTGCCGACGGCGGCGTCACCTGGGTAAAGCAGTTTGACGGTTACGCCGCCGCCCGGGTCGTGCGCAGTTATTACGCCGCCCATCCTCCTGCCGATAGGCCGGGAGGGAGCGCGGCTGGTTCAGGCCTGAACGAAACCATCAAACATTTCGTTCAGGAAGGCGCCGACAAGCATTTTCTCGATGTCTGGTTTGGCAATGAAACAGATGGCTTTATTGTCGGCTCCTTCAACACGATCTTCCATACCACCGACGGGGGAAGGAACTGGGAACCCTGGTTTGAACGAACCGAGAACCCGGGTTTTTCGCATCTGTATGCCATACAGCGCATCGGCCAGGACATTTTTATCAGTGGCGAGCAGGGCCTGGTGCTGAAACTTGACCCGAAGGCCGGGATGTTTCGCAGGATAAAAATACCTTATCAGGGAACATTCTTTGGGGCTACAGGCAGATCCGGTGTAGTCGTTGTTTTCGGGATGCGCGGCACGGTTTTCCGCAGCGATAACGGCGGCAAAAGCTGGCAGAAGGTGGAGACCGGGGTGCCGGTAGGACTGACGGGAGCGACCGTAACTAAAGACGGACGCATCGTCCTGGTGAGCCAGGCAGGAGACGTGCTGGTGAGTAAAGATGGCGGATTGAGCTTCAAAATGGCCAAGGTAGAAAAGGCCTTGCCGGCATGCGCGGTTGTCGCTTTTGACGAGGATACCCTCGTGCTGGCAGGATTTGGCGGTGTGGCGGTTCAATCGATTAAATAAACCAATTAAGGAGAACTGAAGTGGTTGTCAAAATGGAAAAACTAGATGAAATGCCGGTCGTAAAGGAACTGAAGGATTTTGATCAGACATCTGGCAACCACTTGGAACGTCTGGTTTTCAACAACCGGGTTCCGATGATCATCATCTGCCTGATCGTCACGCTGTTGCTGGCCTATCAGGCAACAAAGCTCGTGTTCAATGCCAACTTTGAAAAGATGATTCCTCATAACCAGGCCTATGTCAAAAACTACCTCCAGAATAAGAGCGAGCTGTATGGCCTCGGCAACTCGATCCGGGTGGTGGTAGAGAATACCCGGGGCGATATTTTCGACCCCGAATACATTGAAACGTTAAAGCAGATTAACGACGAGGTTTTTCTTATCCCGGGCGTGGATCGCGCCTGGATGAAATCGATTTGGACGCCGGCTGTGCGCTGGGATGAGATTACCGAAGAAGGGTACCGGGGCGGCCCCGTAATGTCGGATACCTATGACGGATCGAAAAAAAGCATCGATCAGCTCAGGCAGAACATTGCCCGCGCGGGGATTGTCGGCGATCTGGTGGCAGACAACTCCAAGTCAGCGGTAATCTTCTGTCCGCTTTTGGACACGGATCCTCAAACCGGCAAGCGGCTTGATTACAATCAATTATCAAAAAAATTGGAGGATATCCGAACAAAATACGCCTTTACCAAAAACCCTAAAGAAAAAGTCGGACCGGAACAGGGCGGCAAGATCAGGATTCACATCATTGGCTTTGCGAAGCTCGCCGGCGATCTGCTGGCGGGGCTGTTGCAGGTGATGACCTATTTTGCCTTTGCGGCCCTTATCGCCGCGATATTTATCTTCATCTACACCAGATGTCTGCGCAGCACGGTGATGCTGGTCGGCTGTTCGCTGGTGGCGATGGTCTGGCTACTCGGCCTTATCTCGACCTTCGGCTTTGAACTCGATCCCTATTCCATACTGGTGCCGTTTCTGGTTTTTGCCATCGGCGTCTCCCACGGCGCCCAAAAAATGAACGGCATCATGCAGGACGTGGGACGTGGAACCCATAGGCTCGTTGCAGCCCGCTACACCTTCCGCCGCCTCTTCCTGCCCGGGGTGACGGCGCTTTCGGCAGACGCGGTCGGATTTGCCGTACTGATGTTGATCGATATTCCGGTCATAAAGGACCTGGCACTCACGGCCAGCATCGGTGTCGCGATTCTCATCTTCACCAACCTTCTTCTTTTGCCGGTGCTGCTTTCCTTTGCCGGAGTAAGCCCTGTTGCGGCCAGGCGCAGCCTCAAGGAAGAAAAAGAGGAAAGCAAGGGCGCGGGAGCCGGAATGATCTGGGGCTTCCTCGAACACTTTACCGAACGACGCTGGGCCATCGGGGCGGTGGCAATTGCATTCATCCTTGCCGCCATCGGCTGGATTGTAGGCCTGAACCTCAAGATAGGCGACCTTGACCCCGGCGCACCCGAACTGCGCTCCAGTTCACGCTACAATCAGGACAATGCTTATATAACTGCCAACTATGCCCTTTCAACCGATCAGTTTGCCGTTATCGTGAAGACCCCGCCGGACGGGGTACAGAAATACGAAACCCTCATCGAGGCCGATCGTCTGGCCTGGGGGTTGCAGCAGGTTGTCGGAGTGCAGACGACTGTTTTTTTGGCCGACGGGGTGCGTCAGATCACGGCCGGCACTTACGAGGGCAGTCCCAAGTGGTACACCATCTCCCGCAATCAAAAGGTGCTGAACTACGGTGCCCATCAGTCGATAGTCAACAACCCGAACCTGTTTAACAACGACGGAACCATTATGCCGGTGATTGCCTACCTCTCCGATCATAAGGCCGAAACGCTTGAAAGGGTGGTAAAGGCTGCGGACGAGTTCTCACAGCAACACGGTACTGGTGATCGACAGTTCCTGCTCGCGGCGGGAACCGCCGGAATCGAGGCGGCAACAAACATCGTTGTCAAAAAAGCGGAACATAGCATGTTGCTCTATGTATATAGCGCGGTGATCATGCTTTGCTTCATCACCTTCCGTAGCTGGCGGGCGGTATTGGTGGCAGTCCTGCCGCTCTTGCTTACATCCATCCTCTGCGAGGCACTCATG is a window of Deltaproteobacteria bacterium DNA encoding:
- a CDS encoding glycosyl hydrolase, which gives rise to LNGITVAGKRLVSVGQRGHILYSDDGGKSWKQADQVPVSSDLVAVHFPTPAKGWAVGHDGVVLHSADGGVTWVKQFDGYAAARVVRSYYAAHPPADRPGGSAAGSGLNETIKHFVQEGADKHFLDVWFGNETDGFIVGSFNTIFHTTDGGRNWEPWFERTENPGFSHLYAIQRIGQDIFISGEQGLVLKLDPKAGMFRRIKIPYQGTFFGATGRSGVVVVFGMRGTVFRSDNGGKSWQKVETGVPVGLTGATVTKDGRIVLVSQAGDVLVSKDGGLSFKMAKVEKALPACAVVAFDEDTLVLAGFGGVAVQSIK
- a CDS encoding MMPL family transporter, with the protein product MEKLDEMPVVKELKDFDQTSGNHLERLVFNNRVPMIIICLIVTLLLAYQATKLVFNANFEKMIPHNQAYVKNYLQNKSELYGLGNSIRVVVENTRGDIFDPEYIETLKQINDEVFLIPGVDRAWMKSIWTPAVRWDEITEEGYRGGPVMSDTYDGSKKSIDQLRQNIARAGIVGDLVADNSKSAVIFCPLLDTDPQTGKRLDYNQLSKKLEDIRTKYAFTKNPKEKVGPEQGGKIRIHIIGFAKLAGDLLAGLLQVMTYFAFAALIAAIFIFIYTRCLRSTVMLVGCSLVAMVWLLGLISTFGFELDPYSILVPFLVFAIGVSHGAQKMNGIMQDVGRGTHRLVAARYTFRRLFLPGVTALSADAVGFAVLMLIDIPVIKDLALTASIGVAILIFTNLLLLPVLLSFAGVSPVAARRSLKEEKEESKGAGAGMIWGFLEHFTERRWAIGAVAIAFILAAIGWIVGLNLKIGDLDPGAPELRSSSRYNQDNAYITANYALSTDQFAVIVKTPPDGVQKYETLIEADRLAWGLQQVVGVQTTVFLADGVRQITAGTYEGSPKWYTISRNQKVLNYGAHQSIVNNPNLFNNDGTIMPVIAYLSDHKAETLERVVKAADEFSQQHGTGDRQFLLAAGTAGIEAATNIVVKKAEHSMLLYVYSAVIMLCFITFRSWRAVLVAVLPLLLTSILCEALMVLLNIGVKVATLPVIALGVGIGVDYALYLLSVQLNWQRTGLSLGQSYKRAVQFTGKVVGLVGLTLAAGVVTWVFSPIKFQADMGILLTFMFIWNMIGALVLIPALSHFLLKRVKAL